In Leucobacter sp. CX169, a single genomic region encodes these proteins:
- a CDS encoding M13 family metallopeptidase, translating to MTAATTPSSGIDLAELDSAVRPQDDLYRHVNGKWIERTEIPADKARYGSFAVLAENAEDAVREIITQTEAPAAGAGSATEAEKVAALYASFMDVERADALGADPILGDLARALAVGSVAELVALVGELEREGLGGFYGMFIDNDPGDPNRYIAFVMQGGLGLPDESYYREEQFEEVRGQYLAHIERMLELAKVPGAAEKAALSYDLERRIAASHWDKVASRDIQKLYNLRDFAGLQEITPQLDWSAYLSAMGAPEGAFAEVVAGQPDALAGLAALLVEDELPAWRAWLAWALVRSSASLLSQEMSRANFEFYGTALTGATEQRDRWRRGVSFVEGSMGEAVGRLYVERHFDESAKASMDVLVGHLIEAYRESIQELDWMGADTKVRALEKLDKFTPKIGYPVKWRDYSALEADAGDLVGNSRRVAVLDFNRELGKLGRPIDRDEWFMTPQTVNAYYNPGFNEIVFPAAILQPPFFDKSWDDAANFGAIGAVIGHEIGHGFDDQGSRYDGDGKLTDWWTEGDRAAFETRTKALIDQYNALSPEGADGQTVNGELTIGENIGDLGGLAIAWRAYLRSLAGAESPVIDGLSGAERFFLSWAQAWQQKSRPEEVVRLLTIDPHSPNEFRCNQIVANLEAFHEAYNTQPGDKLWLDPAERVSIW from the coding sequence ATGACCGCAGCCACCACGCCCTCCTCCGGAATCGACCTCGCCGAACTCGACTCGGCCGTCCGCCCGCAGGACGATCTGTACCGCCATGTCAACGGTAAGTGGATCGAGCGGACCGAGATTCCCGCCGACAAGGCGCGCTACGGCTCGTTCGCGGTGCTCGCCGAAAACGCCGAGGACGCGGTCCGCGAGATCATCACGCAGACCGAGGCCCCGGCCGCCGGTGCGGGCAGTGCCACGGAGGCCGAGAAGGTCGCCGCGCTGTATGCGAGCTTCATGGACGTCGAGCGGGCGGATGCGCTCGGCGCGGACCCGATCCTGGGCGATCTCGCCCGCGCGCTCGCGGTGGGCTCGGTTGCCGAGCTCGTGGCGCTCGTCGGCGAGCTCGAGCGCGAGGGCCTTGGCGGGTTCTACGGGATGTTCATCGACAACGACCCGGGGGATCCGAACCGCTACATCGCGTTCGTGATGCAGGGCGGGCTCGGCCTGCCCGACGAGTCGTACTACCGCGAGGAGCAGTTCGAGGAGGTGCGCGGCCAGTACCTGGCGCACATCGAGCGCATGCTCGAGCTTGCGAAAGTTCCGGGGGCCGCCGAGAAGGCCGCGCTGAGCTACGATCTCGAGCGCCGCATCGCCGCGAGCCACTGGGACAAGGTTGCGAGCCGCGACATCCAGAAGCTGTACAACCTGCGCGACTTCGCCGGGCTGCAGGAGATCACCCCGCAGCTCGACTGGAGCGCGTATCTGAGCGCGATGGGCGCGCCCGAGGGCGCGTTCGCCGAGGTCGTCGCCGGCCAGCCCGACGCGCTTGCCGGCCTCGCCGCGCTGCTGGTCGAGGACGAGCTCCCCGCCTGGCGGGCCTGGCTCGCCTGGGCCCTCGTGCGCTCCTCCGCCTCGTTGCTGTCGCAGGAGATGTCGCGCGCGAACTTCGAGTTCTATGGCACTGCACTCACCGGCGCGACCGAACAGCGCGACCGCTGGCGCCGCGGCGTCTCGTTCGTCGAGGGATCGATGGGCGAGGCGGTCGGCCGGCTCTACGTCGAGCGCCACTTCGACGAGTCCGCGAAGGCGTCGATGGACGTGCTTGTGGGACACCTCATCGAGGCGTACCGCGAGTCGATCCAGGAGCTGGACTGGATGGGGGCGGACACGAAGGTGCGCGCCCTCGAAAAGCTCGACAAGTTCACCCCCAAGATCGGCTACCCCGTGAAGTGGCGCGACTACTCCGCGCTCGAAGCGGACGCGGGCGACCTCGTCGGCAACTCGCGGCGCGTGGCCGTGCTCGACTTCAACCGCGAGCTCGGCAAGCTCGGGCGTCCGATCGACCGCGACGAGTGGTTCATGACGCCGCAAACCGTGAACGCGTACTACAACCCGGGATTCAACGAGATCGTCTTCCCCGCGGCGATCCTGCAGCCCCCGTTCTTCGACAAGAGCTGGGACGACGCGGCGAACTTCGGCGCGATCGGCGCCGTTATCGGCCACGAGATCGGCCACGGCTTCGACGACCAGGGCTCGCGCTACGACGGCGACGGCAAGCTCACCGACTGGTGGACCGAAGGCGACCGCGCGGCGTTCGAGACGCGCACCAAAGCGCTCATCGACCAGTACAACGCGCTCTCGCCCGAGGGTGCCGACGGGCAGACAGTCAACGGTGAGCTCACGATCGGCGAGAACATCGGCGACCTCGGCGGCCTCGCGATCGCGTGGCGCGCGTACCTGCGCTCGCTCGCCGGCGCCGAGTCGCCGGTGATCGACGGGCTGAGCGGAGCCGAGCGCTTCTTCCTCTCCTGGGCCCAGGCCTGGCAGCAGAAGTCGCGTCCCGAAGAGGTCGTGCGCCTGCTCACGATCGACCCGCACTCGCCCAATGAGTTCCGCTGCAACCAGATCGTCGCGAACCTCGAAGCCTTCCACGAGGCGTACAACACGCAGCCCGGCGACAAGCTCTGGCTCGATCCGGCCGAGCGCGTCTCGATCTGGTAG
- a CDS encoding NAD(P)H-dependent oxidoreductase, with translation MTSTLVIDDHPNPESLTAAMAERYVAGNGNARLLRLRELDFDPNLRFGYRGRIPIEPDLADAREALHAASRIVVASPMWWGSAPALLKGFFDRALLPHEEYEMTPLGFPRGLLAGRSGRLLLLSDTPGYALPFMGTPAAAQIGRRTLKFCGVRPFRVHRFMGVGAASEGKISRWLEKSERIGAGDRQRDAGRPDETPKARSAVLQSEPQRT, from the coding sequence ATGACTTCCACACTCGTCATCGACGACCACCCGAACCCTGAGTCCCTCACCGCGGCGATGGCCGAGCGGTACGTCGCCGGCAACGGCAACGCCCGCCTCCTTCGGCTGCGGGAACTCGACTTCGACCCGAACCTCCGGTTCGGCTACCGAGGACGGATCCCGATCGAGCCGGATCTCGCCGACGCCCGGGAGGCGCTGCACGCGGCGAGCCGGATTGTCGTGGCGTCGCCCATGTGGTGGGGATCCGCGCCCGCACTGCTCAAGGGATTCTTCGACCGCGCCCTACTTCCGCACGAGGAGTACGAGATGACGCCGCTCGGATTCCCGCGGGGCCTCCTCGCGGGGCGAAGCGGGCGACTCTTGCTCCTCTCGGACACCCCAGGCTATGCACTGCCATTCATGGGCACGCCCGCCGCCGCACAGATTGGCCGGAGAACGCTGAAGTTCTGCGGCGTGCGCCCGTTCCGCGTGCACCGCTTCATGGGGGTGGGCGCCGCGAGCGAGGGGAAAATCAGCCGCTGGCTCGAAAAGTCCGAGCGCATCGGCGCGGGCGACCGGCAGCGCGATGCGGGGCGCCCGGATGAAACGCCAAAGGCCCGCTCCGCGGTCCTGCAGAGCGAGCCTCAACGCACCTAG
- a CDS encoding TetR/AcrR family transcriptional regulator — protein sequence MSSSQGSYHHGSLARALEDAAMQLLERMPAPEISLREVARAANVSHNAPYHHFTDRKGLIQALAERSMADLVDAVHAAVAAGGSAQEDLFAGGVAYIRFAVDRPHAFNAVYDPTVCIPGAPTERMAPLIDDLAVTLGQAVAAAGLPEEDDARSLWATIHGLGTLSAAGHFSVDEAISAYASALSRLLGVHEDSPGV from the coding sequence GTGTCAAGTTCCCAGGGGTCGTACCACCACGGCAGTCTCGCCCGAGCGCTCGAGGACGCCGCGATGCAACTACTCGAGCGCATGCCGGCGCCGGAGATCAGCCTGCGCGAGGTCGCGCGCGCGGCAAACGTCAGCCACAACGCGCCCTACCACCACTTCACCGACCGAAAAGGGTTGATTCAGGCGCTCGCCGAGCGCAGCATGGCAGATCTCGTTGACGCGGTGCATGCCGCTGTGGCCGCGGGTGGCAGTGCGCAGGAGGATCTCTTCGCCGGAGGGGTCGCGTACATCCGCTTCGCGGTCGATCGCCCACACGCGTTCAACGCGGTCTACGACCCGACCGTGTGCATTCCTGGTGCGCCCACTGAGCGGATGGCGCCGCTCATCGACGATCTCGCCGTGACGCTCGGCCAGGCCGTCGCGGCCGCGGGGCTTCCGGAAGAGGACGACGCGCGTTCGCTCTGGGCCACCATTCACGGCCTCGGCACGCTCAGCGCTGCGGGCCACTTCTCGGTGGACGAGGCGATCTCGGCGTACGCGTCGGCGCTGAGCCGCCTGCTCGGGGTGCACGAAGACTCACCCGGGGTGTGA
- a CDS encoding rhodanese-related sulfurtransferase translates to MSDPKILLYYTFAPVADPEAVRLWQRELCESLGLRGRIIVSKHGINGTVGGEIDACKQYLRRTREYGPFAGLEVKWSEGTGFADDAAEPLHGIDRRAPWRRITDFPGLSVKARDELVAFGLADETEVDAAGIVGGGVHLSPEAVNELVAERGEDVVFFDGRNAYEATIGRFKDAVVPEVSSTHGFIEQIEQGAFDDIKDRPVVTYCTGGIRCEILSAAMIKRGFSEVYQIDGGIVRYGEAFGNDGLWEGSLAVFDGREALDFAPNAAVLGRCAVCATPSSTLQNCADPSCRARFVTCAEHADARCTEHGGSVDASPAAVASAAQTG, encoded by the coding sequence GTGAGCGACCCGAAGATCCTGCTGTATTACACGTTTGCCCCCGTCGCCGACCCCGAGGCCGTGCGTCTCTGGCAGCGCGAGCTCTGCGAATCGCTCGGGTTGCGCGGGCGCATCATCGTCTCGAAGCACGGCATTAACGGCACCGTGGGCGGCGAGATCGACGCCTGCAAGCAGTACCTCCGGCGCACCCGCGAGTACGGCCCCTTCGCCGGGCTCGAGGTGAAGTGGAGCGAGGGGACGGGCTTCGCGGACGACGCCGCCGAGCCGCTGCACGGGATCGACCGACGCGCGCCCTGGCGCCGCATCACCGACTTCCCCGGCCTGAGCGTGAAGGCGCGCGACGAGCTCGTGGCCTTCGGCCTGGCCGACGAAACCGAGGTCGACGCGGCCGGCATTGTCGGCGGCGGCGTGCACCTGAGCCCGGAGGCGGTGAACGAACTCGTGGCCGAGCGCGGCGAGGACGTCGTCTTCTTCGACGGCCGCAACGCGTACGAGGCGACGATCGGTCGGTTCAAGGACGCCGTCGTGCCCGAGGTGTCGAGCACACACGGCTTCATCGAGCAGATCGAGCAGGGAGCCTTCGACGACATCAAGGATCGCCCCGTCGTCACGTACTGCACCGGCGGCATTCGCTGCGAGATCCTCTCTGCCGCCATGATCAAGCGCGGTTTCAGCGAGGTGTACCAGATTGACGGCGGCATCGTCCGCTACGGCGAGGCCTTCGGCAACGACGGGCTTTGGGAGGGCTCGCTCGCGGTGTTCGACGGGCGCGAGGCGCTGGACTTCGCACCGAACGCCGCCGTGCTCGGCCGCTGCGCCGTCTGCGCCACCCCGTCATCGACACTGCAGAACTGCGCCGACCCGTCGTGCCGCGCGCGTTTCGTCACGTGCGCAGAGCACGCCGATGCACGTTGCACCGAGCACGGGGGCTCCGTCGACGCGAGTCCCGCGGCCGTGGCATCGGCAGCGCAGACGGGCTAA
- a CDS encoding hydantoinase B/oxoprolinase family protein — MSLTPEIDTVTFEVASAALLSAAEEMGSLLKRSSYSPIIRDMDDFSCALFTAEGDLVAQADYIPAQLGAMSLVVKSVLTKWDGRINPGDAFICNHPYQGAMHLPDVNIVTPIYLDGTLAAWAGTAAHHIDVGGVNPGSEGPELTELYGEGVVMPPIRLSIAGVENEDLVALLTENFRDPLSTLSDLRAQRAACQLGDERVQELARLYGPETLLAVMVRMLDVVELAVQNALAALPDGVGEAEGSLDDDGRDGPPTRIHARIEKRGDRLHIDLSGSDPQTAGAMNVPWASARAGLVYAVRCVVAPGIGSNDGLLRRVDVIAPEGTVINPLPPAAVSIRHNTCQRLADTLIRAMQQIWPDRAVASSSVSFFSFNAGSTNPSTGLPAVMADVVGGGTGGTAGSDGLDGVDTYMSNVGVMPTEVVETNYNIRILKTEFIPGSQGQGEHSGGLGLRREYEILEHPQHVTFYAEQTDARFAPEGASGGAVAQATTITVLGPDGTVLDTPRKTSRLLAPGTVVRVETAGGGGFGDPALRSAELAAWDRAEGRLG; from the coding sequence ATGTCTCTGACTCCTGAAATCGACACGGTGACCTTCGAGGTCGCCTCCGCCGCGCTCCTCTCCGCCGCGGAAGAGATGGGCAGCCTGCTCAAGCGCTCGAGCTACAGCCCGATCATCCGCGACATGGACGACTTCTCGTGCGCGCTCTTCACCGCCGAGGGCGACCTCGTCGCCCAGGCCGACTACATCCCGGCGCAGCTCGGGGCGATGTCGCTCGTGGTGAAGTCCGTGCTCACGAAGTGGGACGGGCGCATCAATCCGGGTGACGCCTTCATCTGCAACCACCCGTACCAGGGCGCGATGCACCTGCCCGACGTGAACATCGTCACGCCGATCTACCTCGACGGCACCCTCGCGGCGTGGGCCGGCACCGCCGCGCACCACATCGACGTGGGCGGGGTGAACCCCGGAAGCGAAGGCCCCGAGCTCACCGAGCTGTACGGCGAGGGCGTCGTCATGCCCCCGATCCGGCTCTCCATCGCCGGCGTCGAGAACGAGGACCTCGTGGCGCTGCTCACCGAGAACTTCCGCGACCCGCTGAGCACGCTCAGCGACCTGCGCGCCCAGCGCGCGGCCTGCCAGCTCGGCGACGAGCGGGTGCAGGAGCTCGCCCGGCTCTACGGCCCCGAGACGCTGCTCGCCGTGATGGTGCGCATGCTCGACGTGGTCGAGCTCGCCGTGCAGAACGCGCTCGCGGCGCTCCCCGACGGCGTGGGCGAGGCCGAGGGCTCGCTCGACGACGACGGCCGCGACGGCCCGCCCACCCGCATCCACGCACGCATCGAGAAGCGGGGCGACCGGCTGCACATCGACCTGTCCGGGTCCGACCCGCAGACCGCGGGCGCCATGAACGTGCCGTGGGCGAGCGCCCGCGCCGGCCTCGTCTACGCGGTGCGGTGTGTGGTTGCCCCCGGCATCGGATCGAACGACGGCCTGCTGCGCCGGGTCGACGTGATCGCGCCCGAGGGCACCGTCATCAACCCGCTGCCGCCGGCGGCCGTGTCCATCCGACACAACACGTGCCAGCGCCTCGCCGACACGCTCATCCGCGCGATGCAGCAGATCTGGCCCGACCGCGCGGTCGCATCGAGCTCCGTCAGCTTCTTCAGCTTCAACGCGGGCTCGACGAACCCCTCGACCGGGCTGCCCGCCGTCATGGCGGACGTGGTCGGCGGCGGCACGGGCGGCACCGCCGGCTCGGACGGGCTCGACGGCGTCGACACCTACATGTCCAACGTGGGCGTCATGCCGACCGAGGTGGTCGAGACGAACTACAACATCCGCATCCTGAAGACCGAGTTCATCCCGGGCTCGCAGGGCCAGGGCGAGCACAGCGGCGGCCTCGGGCTGCGCCGCGAGTACGAGATCCTCGAGCACCCGCAGCACGTGACGTTCTATGCCGAGCAGACCGACGCGCGCTTCGCCCCCGAGGGGGCGTCGGGCGGCGCGGTCGCCCAGGCGACGACGATCACGGTGCTCGGCCCGGACGGGACCGTGCTCGACACCCCGCGGAAGACGTCCCGACTGCTGGCCCCGGGCACGGTCGTCCGCGTGGAGACCGCGGGCGGCGGCGGCTTCGGGGATCCTGCTCTGCGGAGCGCTGAGCTCGCCGCGTGGGACCGCGCGGAGGGCCGCCTGGGCTAG
- a CDS encoding hydantoinase/oxoprolinase family protein: protein MSPTQWTISIDAGGTFTDAIARSSDGAIREAKVASTPDDPSRGLSNAVDALAAQGVPRDEVSLVCHGTTVATNATLTGNLARVALVTTRGFRDVLGYRQSNRPDVYSLTPRRPAELVPRALRFELTERLDSAGRVLTPLDETELSDLITEIREAAPEAIAVSFLFSYLNDGHEQRVGDALRAAFPELPVTLSSEVAREFREYPRTATAGINAALRPLVERYLTRAAGALADSGVDAPFLVMQSNGGSVPAERAGAEAHRLVLSGPAGGVAGLVALARSLGEPHLISLDMGGTSTDVCLIRDGQIPFTTLQEVQDHTLLAPSVDIHTIGAGGGSIAWIDTTGRLRVGPASAKAVPGPACYGRGGVEPTITDAHAVLGTLGTGELAGGLTLDRELAVAAVRRIAEPLGFSVEEGAEAILAIGLAHMVRALRKVSVERGLDPREFSLVPFGGAGPLHTGLLLRHLELKQAILPLRPGLFAADGLLVAGLRSDRSQTILLPAGDAATNELIAWFASTSAESREQLLADGVPEDRIREEASVDCRYRGQGFELNIPVAGWSPEQLAELPAKFHEVHRERYGHSNLGEPVEIVTVRLASTGEIERADEAAVEVAACELPESAIVARREVRLPGFDPAEIPVIDRARIPAGARFTGPAIIQQMDATTVLLPGQSVEALSTLDLVVTDHSRKA, encoded by the coding sequence GTGAGCCCCACGCAGTGGACCATCAGCATCGACGCCGGCGGCACCTTTACCGACGCGATTGCACGGAGCAGTGACGGCGCGATCCGGGAGGCGAAGGTGGCCTCGACGCCCGACGACCCGTCCCGAGGCCTGAGCAACGCGGTCGACGCGCTGGCCGCCCAGGGCGTGCCGCGCGACGAGGTTTCGCTCGTGTGCCACGGCACGACCGTCGCGACGAACGCAACCCTCACGGGCAACCTGGCCCGGGTCGCGCTCGTCACGACCCGCGGGTTCCGCGACGTCCTCGGCTACCGGCAGTCGAACCGGCCCGACGTGTACAGCCTCACGCCGCGGCGCCCCGCCGAGCTCGTGCCGCGCGCGCTGCGCTTCGAGCTCACCGAGCGCCTTGACTCCGCGGGACGCGTGCTCACGCCGCTCGACGAGACTGAGCTCTCCGACCTCATCACCGAGATCCGGGAGGCAGCGCCTGAGGCCATCGCGGTCTCCTTCCTGTTCAGCTATCTCAACGACGGCCACGAGCAGCGCGTCGGCGACGCCCTACGCGCAGCCTTCCCCGAGCTGCCGGTGACACTCTCGAGCGAGGTGGCGCGCGAGTTCCGCGAGTACCCGCGCACGGCGACCGCCGGCATCAACGCGGCCCTGCGCCCGCTCGTCGAGCGCTACCTCACGCGCGCCGCCGGTGCGCTCGCGGACAGCGGCGTTGACGCCCCCTTCCTCGTCATGCAGTCCAACGGCGGGTCCGTCCCTGCCGAGCGCGCGGGCGCCGAAGCCCACCGCCTGGTGCTCTCGGGCCCCGCGGGCGGCGTCGCCGGCCTCGTGGCCCTCGCGCGCTCGCTTGGCGAGCCGCACCTCATCAGCCTCGACATGGGCGGCACCTCGACCGACGTCTGCCTGATCCGCGACGGCCAGATCCCCTTCACCACGCTCCAGGAGGTGCAGGATCACACCCTGCTCGCGCCCTCGGTCGACATTCACACGATCGGCGCCGGCGGCGGCAGCATCGCCTGGATCGATACGACCGGGCGTCTGCGCGTCGGCCCCGCATCGGCCAAGGCCGTGCCCGGGCCCGCCTGCTACGGCCGCGGCGGCGTCGAACCCACCATCACCGACGCCCACGCGGTGCTCGGCACCCTCGGCACGGGCGAGCTCGCCGGCGGGCTCACCCTCGACCGCGAGCTCGCGGTGGCCGCGGTGCGGCGAATTGCCGAGCCGCTCGGCTTCTCGGTCGAGGAGGGAGCGGAGGCGATCCTCGCGATCGGCCTTGCCCACATGGTGCGCGCCCTGCGCAAGGTGAGCGTCGAGCGCGGCCTCGACCCGCGCGAGTTCTCGCTCGTGCCCTTCGGCGGGGCGGGCCCCCTCCACACGGGTCTGTTGCTGCGCCACCTCGAGCTCAAGCAGGCGATCCTGCCGCTGCGCCCAGGCCTCTTCGCTGCCGACGGGCTGCTCGTCGCTGGCCTCCGCAGCGACCGTTCGCAGACCATCTTGCTGCCCGCGGGTGACGCCGCGACAAACGAACTCATAGCCTGGTTCGCGTCCACGAGCGCCGAGTCTCGCGAGCAGCTGCTCGCGGACGGCGTGCCCGAGGATCGGATCCGCGAGGAGGCGTCGGTCGACTGCCGCTACCGCGGACAGGGCTTCGAGCTCAACATCCCCGTCGCCGGCTGGTCCCCCGAGCAGCTCGCCGAGCTGCCCGCGAAGTTCCATGAGGTGCACCGTGAGCGCTACGGCCACAGCAACTTGGGCGAGCCGGTCGAGATCGTCACGGTCCGCCTCGCCTCCACGGGCGAGATCGAGCGCGCCGACGAGGCGGCCGTCGAGGTCGCCGCGTGCGAGCTGCCCGAGTCGGCGATCGTCGCCCGGCGCGAGGTACGCCTGCCCGGCTTCGATCCTGCAGAAATCCCCGTGATCGACCGCGCACGCATCCCGGCCGGGGCCCGGTTTACGGGGCCCGCGATCATCCAGCAGATGGACGCCACCACGGTGCTGCTGCCCGGCCAGAGCGTCGAAGCGCTCAGCACCCTCGACCTCGTGGTCACCGATCACTCACGAAAGGCCTGA
- a CDS encoding polysaccharide deacetylase encodes MMTMWPDGYSFGATVSFDFDAEEVWIGEDPENESRPGVLSQGAYSPKVAIPLILAMLERQGITSTFYVPGRDALRHPGRVREILAAGHEVGHHGHSHQSPTLQSRDEEAAEMRDGLAALQGLGADVVGYRSPSWDFSPNTLDLLEEHGFAYSSNLMDDIRPYRHEGRPLVEVPVSWMLDDAPHFWFASDTWQKTIRSAAEVEALWLEEIEGIAALGGHVMLTTHPQFIGRPGRLLMLERVIERMREMGAWIAPTRDVADRVVA; translated from the coding sequence ATGATGACGATGTGGCCGGACGGGTACTCCTTTGGGGCGACCGTGAGTTTCGATTTCGACGCCGAGGAGGTCTGGATCGGCGAAGACCCCGAGAACGAGAGTCGGCCGGGCGTGCTGTCGCAGGGCGCCTACTCGCCCAAGGTGGCGATCCCGCTCATCCTCGCCATGCTCGAGCGCCAGGGCATCACGAGCACGTTCTACGTCCCCGGCCGCGACGCGCTGCGCCACCCCGGCCGCGTGCGCGAGATCCTCGCCGCGGGCCACGAGGTCGGTCATCACGGCCACTCGCACCAGTCCCCGACGCTGCAGAGCCGCGACGAGGAGGCGGCCGAGATGCGGGACGGCCTGGCCGCCCTGCAGGGCCTCGGCGCGGATGTCGTCGGGTACCGCTCGCCGTCGTGGGACTTCAGCCCCAATACGCTCGACCTGCTCGAGGAGCACGGTTTCGCGTACTCGTCGAACCTGATGGACGACATCCGTCCGTACCGGCACGAGGGCCGCCCCCTCGTCGAGGTACCCGTGTCGTGGATGCTCGACGACGCCCCCCACTTTTGGTTCGCGTCGGACACCTGGCAAAAGACCATCCGATCCGCCGCCGAGGTCGAGGCGCTGTGGCTCGAAGAGATCGAGGGGATCGCGGCGCTTGGCGGCCACGTCATGCTGACGACCCACCCCCAGTTCATCGGCCGCCCGGGCCGCCTGCTCATGCTCGAGCGGGTCATCGAGCGGATGCGCGAGATGGGCGCCTGGATTGCACCCACCCGCGACGTGGCCGACCGAGTGGTCGCCTAG
- a CDS encoding SDR family NAD(P)-dependent oxidoreductase, with product MGAARPVVIVTGAASGIGRAIAERLLADGARLALCDLDASLTETFAAEIASGDVVARVGDVSADGEADALVGAALAAFGQLDGLVNNAATGGPGAEVSTLDLDALRRTLDINVVALVALVQAATPALTRAGGSIVNLGSVFATEPVRAGGAYCMSKGAVHTLTRVLAIELGGAGVRCNTVAPGYILTKMHEDEVAGQAAELGIAVDERFAQLRAEVPLQRHGTPADIAGAVAWLLGPDSAYVTGQSIPVNGGIQFS from the coding sequence GTGGGGGCCGCACGGCCGGTCGTGATCGTGACCGGCGCGGCCTCGGGCATCGGCCGCGCGATCGCCGAGCGCCTGCTCGCCGACGGCGCGCGCCTCGCGCTCTGCGACCTGGACGCCAGCCTGACCGAGACCTTTGCCGCCGAGATCGCGAGCGGCGACGTCGTCGCGCGTGTCGGCGACGTGTCGGCGGATGGCGAGGCGGACGCGCTCGTCGGGGCGGCGCTCGCCGCCTTCGGCCAGCTCGACGGCCTCGTGAACAATGCGGCGACGGGCGGGCCCGGCGCCGAGGTCAGCACCCTGGACCTCGACGCGCTGCGCCGCACGCTCGACATCAACGTCGTCGCGCTCGTCGCCCTGGTGCAGGCCGCGACCCCCGCGCTCACGAGGGCGGGCGGCAGCATCGTCAACCTCGGTTCGGTGTTCGCCACCGAGCCCGTCCGCGCCGGCGGCGCGTACTGCATGAGTAAGGGCGCGGTACACACGCTGACCCGCGTGCTCGCGATCGAGCTCGGCGGCGCTGGGGTGCGGTGCAACACGGTCGCCCCCGGCTACATCCTGACGAAGATGCACGAGGACGAGGTCGCCGGGCAGGCGGCCGAGCTCGGCATCGCGGTTGATGAGCGCTTCGCCCAGCTGCGCGCCGAGGTGCCCCTGCAGCGTCACGGCACCCCCGCGGACATCGCGGGCGCGGTCGCCTGGCTGCTCGGCCCGGACTCCGCCTACGTCACGGGCCAGTCGATTCCCGTCAACGGCGGAATCCAATTCTCGTGA
- a CDS encoding SDR family NAD(P)-dependent oxidoreductase yields the protein MSGDAVDGTRGLVVSGAHPEIVDAVAALAVERGWRVAVLSDIACQQDLLGAGFDMEGNAELAVNLSDPSSIESAFAGITAQWGRAPDAVVHCTNPSHTAAAVTESASEWDANQADELRAAFLVAQAGAREMLRLRGARAELGSVVLVGSLAGSRGSIRSSGVSRATADGGLVGMTRQLAVEWGGDGIRVNAVQAGGLDPALRNNPDYLARVPLRRAAAPREVAEVCQFLVSEASSYVTGVVLPVDGGLLAA from the coding sequence GTGAGCGGCGACGCGGTGGACGGTACCCGGGGCCTGGTCGTCTCGGGGGCCCACCCCGAGATTGTCGACGCGGTGGCGGCCCTCGCCGTCGAGCGCGGCTGGCGGGTCGCGGTGCTCTCGGACATCGCCTGCCAGCAGGATCTTCTCGGTGCCGGCTTCGATATGGAGGGCAACGCCGAGCTCGCGGTCAACCTCAGCGACCCGTCGTCCATTGAGTCGGCGTTTGCCGGCATCACCGCGCAGTGGGGCCGCGCGCCCGACGCCGTCGTGCACTGCACCAACCCGTCGCACACGGCCGCGGCCGTGACCGAGTCGGCGAGCGAGTGGGACGCGAACCAGGCCGATGAACTGCGGGCCGCCTTCCTCGTCGCCCAGGCGGGGGCGCGCGAGATGCTGCGCCTGCGCGGGGCCCGCGCCGAGCTCGGCAGCGTCGTGTTGGTCGGCTCGCTCGCGGGCAGCCGCGGCTCGATCCGCTCCTCGGGTGTCTCGCGGGCGACCGCCGACGGGGGACTCGTCGGGATGACCCGGCAGCTCGCGGTCGAGTGGGGCGGCGACGGCATCCGGGTGAACGCGGTGCAGGCCGGAGGCCTGGATCCTGCGCTGCGCAACAACCCGGACTACCTGGCCCGCGTGCCGCTTCGCCGCGCGGCCGCCCCGCGCGAGGTGGCGGAAGTATGCCAATTTCTCGTGAGTGAGGCATCCTCATACGTGACGGGTGTTGTGCTGCCGGTAGATGGGGGCCTGCTGGCGGCGTGA